From a single Sphingosinicellaceae bacterium genomic region:
- a CDS encoding ABC transporter ATP-binding protein, which translates to MSALMLSGICVRRSGRLVLDTVDALFQEKMLTAVIGPNGAGKSTLLAVAAGLLVPAAGSVTLGGVALTDMGRRDLASRRAYLPQNPRVDWPISVERVVALGLTPSLPAFGGLPANLQPRIEAALAAHDLLALRDRPATALSGGELARAMLARATVGDPELLIVDEPTAGLDPRHALAAASALRARADAGRTVVMAVHDLDLALRVADRVIALKGGRIAAAGTVAAVFDDTVLGALYEVEAHVRDGTVRFG; encoded by the coding sequence GTGAGCGCGCTGATGCTCAGCGGCATCTGCGTCCGCCGCAGCGGGCGGCTGGTGCTCGATACCGTCGACGCGCTGTTCCAGGAGAAGATGCTGACCGCGGTCATCGGCCCCAACGGTGCGGGCAAGAGTACCTTGCTCGCGGTCGCCGCAGGGTTGCTCGTGCCCGCCGCCGGGAGCGTCACCCTCGGCGGCGTTGCGCTCACCGACATGGGCCGCCGCGACCTCGCCAGTCGGCGCGCCTATCTGCCCCAGAACCCTCGCGTTGACTGGCCGATCAGCGTCGAGCGGGTCGTCGCGCTCGGGCTGACGCCATCACTTCCGGCGTTCGGCGGACTGCCCGCAAACCTGCAGCCGCGCATCGAGGCGGCGCTTGCCGCGCACGACCTGCTCGCCCTCCGCGACCGCCCTGCCACCGCATTGTCGGGCGGCGAACTCGCCCGCGCCATGCTCGCCCGCGCCACCGTCGGCGACCCCGAATTGCTGATCGTCGACGAGCCGACCGCCGGCCTCGACCCCCGCCACGCCCTTGCCGCCGCGTCGGCCCTGCGCGCGCGCGCCGATGCCGGGCGGACGGTCGTCATGGCGGTCCACGACCTCGACCTCGCGCTACGCGTCGCCGACCGGGTGATCGCGCTCAAAGGCGGGCGGATCGCCGCCGCCGGGACCGTAGCCGCAGTGTTCGACGACACCGTGCTCGGGGCGCTCTACGAGGTCGAGGCGCACGTCCGGGACGGCACCGTACGCTTCGGCTGA
- a CDS encoding TonB-dependent receptor → MRSLLTLTLLATAAPVLAQSNPSLPTTDASGETIVVTASRSGDAVRVDQLGASVTVLDAAALDERQTRQVSDILRDVPGVAVNRSGGVGGLTQVRLRGTEGNHVLVLIDGIKASDPYSGEFDFGTLIADEAAKIEVLRGQQSSLYGSDAIGGVIQYITLTGAEQPGISARLEGGSFGTVSGGARVAGVSGPLDYVLTSSTYHTDGTPTAVGGSRDLGSDQVGASGKLTWTPSEIFKLTGVARYSWTDADLNNTENDPSSPRFGTIIDSPGTYYTARSLYGLVRGELSLLDGRWTNVLSGQVADTKRSNYTAAGLDFGDHGTRYKGSFESAIRFDSDRVKQRVTGAVDVEREEFRNSSPENPFTFTGKRHTDNVGLVGVYDLVVDDRLAVGASVRHDFNTRFADATTFRVQGSYKLDTGTRFRAAYGTGVKNPGYFELYGFSDGRYIGNPNLKPEKSKGWEAGVEQSLIDGKATLGVTYFRSKLTDEIFTTYPAPDYIATPGNRDTLSKQHGVEVFASARPIQQLRIDLSYTHLHAREDGAVEVRRPNDIGSANFTVFSKDERFSGTLTARYNGDQRDVAFTDPSFVPVNVVLKDYVLLNLAASYKLTKTIEVFGRVENLLDEKYQEVFSFVSPGRGAYGGVRLSF, encoded by the coding sequence ATGCGCTCGCTGCTAACCCTGACTCTGCTCGCCACCGCCGCCCCCGTGCTGGCGCAAAGCAACCCCTCCCTGCCCACCACCGATGCCAGCGGCGAGACCATCGTCGTCACCGCCAGCCGCTCGGGCGACGCTGTCCGCGTCGACCAGCTCGGGGCCTCGGTCACCGTGCTCGATGCCGCCGCGCTCGACGAGCGCCAGACCCGGCAGGTGTCGGACATCCTCCGCGACGTGCCCGGCGTCGCGGTGAACCGCTCCGGGGGCGTCGGCGGCCTGACCCAGGTCCGGTTGCGCGGCACCGAGGGCAACCACGTCCTCGTCCTGATCGACGGCATCAAGGCCTCCGACCCGTACTCCGGCGAGTTCGACTTCGGCACGCTGATCGCCGACGAGGCCGCCAAGATCGAGGTGCTGCGCGGCCAGCAGTCCTCGCTGTACGGCTCCGACGCGATCGGCGGCGTCATCCAGTACATCACCCTGACCGGAGCCGAGCAGCCCGGCATCAGCGCACGCCTCGAGGGCGGCTCGTTCGGCACGGTAAGCGGCGGCGCGCGCGTTGCCGGCGTCAGCGGCCCACTCGACTACGTCCTGACCTCCTCGACATACCACACCGACGGCACGCCCACGGCGGTCGGTGGCAGTCGCGATCTCGGCTCCGACCAGGTCGGCGCGTCGGGCAAATTGACGTGGACGCCGAGCGAGATCTTCAAGCTGACCGGCGTCGCGCGCTACAGCTGGACCGACGCCGACCTCAACAACACCGAGAACGACCCAAGCAGCCCGCGCTTCGGCACGATCATCGACAGCCCCGGCACCTATTACACCGCGCGCTCGCTGTACGGGCTGGTGCGCGGCGAACTGAGCCTGCTCGACGGGCGCTGGACCAACGTCCTGTCGGGCCAGGTCGCGGACACCAAGCGCAGCAACTACACCGCCGCCGGCCTGGATTTCGGCGACCACGGCACCCGCTACAAGGGCAGCTTCGAGAGCGCGATCCGGTTCGACAGCGACCGCGTCAAGCAGCGCGTCACCGGTGCGGTCGACGTCGAGCGCGAGGAGTTCCGCAACTCCTCCCCGGAGAACCCGTTCACCTTCACCGGCAAGCGTCACACCGACAATGTCGGGCTGGTCGGGGTCTACGACCTCGTCGTCGACGACCGGCTCGCGGTCGGCGCGTCGGTCCGCCACGACTTCAACACGCGCTTCGCCGACGCCACGACCTTCCGCGTCCAGGGCAGCTACAAGCTCGACACCGGCACGCGTTTCCGCGCCGCCTATGGCACCGGCGTCAAAAATCCGGGCTACTTCGAGCTCTACGGCTTCTCCGACGGCCGCTACATCGGCAACCCGAACCTCAAGCCCGAGAAGTCAAAGGGCTGGGAGGCCGGCGTCGAGCAGTCGCTGATCGACGGCAAGGCAACGCTCGGTGTCACCTACTTCCGCAGCAAGCTGACCGACGAGATCTTCACCACCTACCCGGCGCCGGACTATATCGCGACGCCGGGCAACCGCGACACGCTGTCGAAGCAGCACGGCGTCGAGGTGTTCGCGTCCGCCCGCCCGATCCAGCAGCTGCGGATCGACCTGAGCTACACCCACCTCCACGCCCGCGAGGACGGCGCGGTCGAGGTCCGGCGTCCGAACGACATCGGCAGCGCCAATTTCACCGTGTTCAGCAAGGACGAGCGCTTCTCCGGAACGCTGACCGCGCGCTACAACGGCGACCAGCGCGACGTCGCCTTCACCGACCCGTCGTTCGTGCCGGTCAACGTCGTCTTGAAGGACTATGTGCTGCTCAACCTCGCTGCCTCCTACAAGCTGACCAAGACCATCGAGGTCTTCGGCCGCGTCGAGAACCTGCTCGACGAAAAGTACCAGGAGGTGTTCAGCTTCGTCTCGCCCGGGCGCGGTGCCTATGGGGGAGTGCGGCTCAGCTTCTGA
- a CDS encoding DUF3035 domain-containing protein, whose product MKLYVAVAVLAVASLGLTACGKGGRSASKGPDEFAISRNAPLVVPPDYSLAPPRPGEPRPLGDANTQTQAAEALFGPGVKVPPKSAAEQQLLDKAGASRPDPAIRSNAGDPKTLTVDKGVFLRDLMAAQPGSTNAPVAEVKIGG is encoded by the coding sequence ATGAAGCTGTACGTTGCCGTTGCCGTTCTCGCCGTCGCCTCGCTTGGCTTAACCGCCTGCGGCAAGGGCGGGCGATCGGCCAGCAAGGGCCCCGACGAGTTCGCGATCAGCCGCAATGCGCCGCTGGTCGTGCCGCCGGACTACTCGCTTGCGCCCCCACGTCCCGGCGAGCCGCGCCCGCTCGGCGATGCCAACACCCAGACCCAGGCGGCCGAGGCGCTGTTCGGTCCGGGCGTCAAGGTACCGCCGAAGTCCGCCGCCGAGCAGCAGCTGCTCGACAAGGCCGGCGCCTCGCGGCCCGACCCGGCGATCCGCTCGAACGCCGGCGACCCCAAGACGCTGACCGTCGACAAGGGCGTCTTCCTGCGCGACCTGATGGCGGCCCAGCCCGGCAGCACCAACGCGCCCGTCGCCGAGGTCAAGATCGGCGGGTAA
- a CDS encoding iron ABC transporter permease, which produces MTRWLVPALSAVLAVAVLASLLAGQVWLTPAEVLAGLRDHASLAGLIVTEVRLPRAVLGVLVGGILGLSGAVLQGLLRNPLAEPGLLGVSSGASLGAVIAIYYGLSGTLSLAAPICGLIGALVTAGTALALSRGGGTATLILAGAAVSSIASAGVALALNLAPNPYAAYEITTWLLGSLADRSWDHVRLAGPFILAGAALLFVTGRSLDALALGEAQAESLGIDVRRTRWLALFGTALGVGAATAVTGAIGFVGLVAPHLVRPLVGHRPGHALLPATLAGAIIVTLADIAVRLDRVPPEIKLGVFISMIGAPFFLWLVLHLRRTSP; this is translated from the coding sequence ATGACCCGCTGGCTCGTCCCCGCCCTGTCCGCAGTCCTCGCCGTCGCCGTGCTGGCGTCCCTGCTCGCCGGCCAGGTCTGGCTGACCCCCGCCGAAGTCCTCGCCGGCCTCCGCGACCACGCCAGCCTCGCCGGGCTGATCGTCACCGAGGTCCGCCTGCCGCGCGCCGTCCTCGGCGTCCTCGTCGGCGGTATCCTCGGGCTGTCGGGCGCGGTCTTGCAGGGCCTGCTGCGCAACCCGCTCGCTGAACCCGGCCTGCTCGGCGTGTCGTCGGGCGCATCGCTCGGCGCGGTTATCGCGATCTATTACGGCCTGTCGGGCACGCTCAGCCTCGCCGCCCCGATCTGCGGCCTCATCGGCGCGCTGGTCACCGCCGGGACGGCGCTGGCCCTGTCGCGCGGCGGGGGCACCGCGACGCTGATCCTCGCGGGAGCGGCGGTGTCGTCGATCGCGTCCGCAGGCGTCGCACTGGCGCTAAACCTCGCGCCCAACCCTTATGCCGCCTACGAGATCACGACCTGGCTGCTCGGCTCACTGGCCGACCGCAGCTGGGACCATGTCCGCCTCGCCGGCCCTTTCATCCTCGCGGGCGCGGCGCTGCTGTTCGTCACCGGGCGCTCGCTCGATGCGCTGGCGCTCGGCGAGGCACAGGCCGAGAGCCTCGGCATCGACGTCCGCCGCACGCGGTGGCTGGCGTTGTTCGGCACCGCGCTCGGCGTCGGCGCTGCGACCGCGGTGACCGGTGCGATCGGCTTCGTCGGGTTGGTCGCGCCGCATCTGGTACGACCGCTCGTCGGCCACCGGCCCGGCCACGCGCTGCTCCCGGCGACGCTCGCGGGCGCGATCATCGTCACCCTCGCCGACATCGCGGTCCGCCTCGACCGGGTGCCCCCGGAGATCAAGCTCGGCGTCTTCATCAGCATGATCGGCGCGCCATTCTTCCTTTGGCTCGTCCTGCACCTGCGCCGGACCTCGCCGTGA
- a CDS encoding ABC transporter substrate-binding protein, which produces MRRLLALALVVAAPAAAGAQGRVMSINQCADQLVLALLPPGRIASVSWLSRDPAMSQMAAAASRVPVNYGSAEEVLRERPGLVIAGVYTTPATRALVRKLGLPMLELGSADSFAAIRSQIRQVATAVGAEARGEALVAHLDAGITALAATPGPPVRVAAWDSAGFAAARGSLYDTVLGAAGARNVAAEPGVGSPDVETLLAVAPALLVRGGRAERDTPRGDRDHPLIRRLWSGRTVIVPATATMCGTPYTADAALKLRADLNAAVHP; this is translated from the coding sequence ATGCGACGCTTGCTCGCCCTGGCCCTCGTCGTCGCCGCTCCGGCAGCGGCGGGGGCGCAGGGACGGGTGATGTCGATCAACCAGTGCGCCGACCAGCTCGTGCTGGCGCTGCTGCCGCCTGGGCGCATCGCCTCGGTAAGCTGGCTGTCGCGTGATCCGGCGATGTCGCAGATGGCGGCGGCAGCGAGTCGCGTGCCGGTCAACTACGGCAGCGCCGAGGAGGTGCTGCGAGAGCGGCCCGGCCTCGTTATTGCCGGCGTCTACACTACCCCGGCGACGCGCGCGTTGGTCCGCAAGCTCGGGCTGCCGATGCTCGAACTCGGCTCGGCGGACAGCTTCGCCGCGATCCGGTCGCAAATCCGGCAGGTCGCCACGGCAGTCGGAGCGGAGGCGCGCGGGGAGGCGCTGGTCGCGCACCTGGACGCCGGCATCACAGCGCTTGCGGCAACACCCGGCCCGCCGGTGCGGGTCGCGGCGTGGGACAGCGCAGGCTTCGCGGCGGCGCGTGGATCGCTCTACGACACGGTGCTCGGCGCGGCGGGCGCGCGCAATGTTGCCGCCGAGCCGGGGGTCGGCTCGCCCGATGTCGAGACCCTGCTCGCGGTCGCGCCGGCGCTGCTTGTCCGCGGCGGCCGGGCCGAGCGCGACACGCCGCGCGGCGACCGCGATCACCCGCTGATCCGCCGCCTGTGGAGCGGGCGCACGGTGATTGTGCCCGCCACCGCGACGATGTGCGGGACCCCTTACACGGCGGATGCCGCGCTCAAGCTGCGCGCGGATCTCAACGCCGCGGTTCACCCATGA
- a CDS encoding [protein-PII] uridylyltransferase, translating to MASRFDTVANRRAIIDRRVVTDQLRALADAEPGRDARRAGATEIIRTALEAGRAELTRRLHHAPSRGRDYATAYAFLTDQLLRLVFDFTTTTLLPVANPTAAERLALIAVGGYGRGEMAPFSDIDILFLTPWKQTPWGEQVIETILYLLWDLKLKIGHATRSLDDMIRMAKSDLSIRTALLEARFIWGDQALYDEAGARFRKEIVAGNARQFIADKLAERDARHKRMGDSRYVVEPNLKEGKGGLRDLHTLFWIGKFAYQVETVDGLVEKGLLTAPELAQFRRAENFLWAVRCNLHDIAGRAEERLTFDVQRELSGRLRYTDRAGLSAIERFMRHYFLVARQVGDLTGLFLSHVEETFSKGSWLPTFTRRPRRLSGFTVRSGRIGLPNEDFFKADPVRLIEMFVAADREGLDIHPLAMRQAGHDAHLISEAVRKDPRANALFLELLTSQKTPERVLRWMSEAGVFGRFIPDFGRVVAQMQYDMYHHYTVDEHTIRALGLVARIESGDLKSEHPLSSTVIHQLLSRRVLYVAVLLHDIAKGRGGDHSELGAAIAEKLCPRLGLSAAETETVAWLVRYHLLMSSTAFKRDLSDFKTILDYAELVASPERLRLLLILTVVDIRAVGPGVWNGWKGQLLRELYEGAEEVLRLGHKQKGRSERVAAKQAALAADLEWPKAEFDAYAARMTEAYWVAEPADVLLKNAVQVERADFEKLPLSIGAQVDFASGTTLVTVYAADHPGLFYRVAGAISLSGANILDARIHTTRDGQALDNFIVADPLGRPFAEAGQLARLKRTIEDVLTGKVRLADRLAARPLARRRAEVFRVEPNVLTDNKASNRFTVVEVAALDRPALLYSLTYALFQARLTIHSAHIATYGERATDTFYVTDLTGEKIDNAVRLKGIEKRLIEVAAARSEGFEAIAAE from the coding sequence ATGGCATCGCGTTTCGACACCGTCGCCAACCGGCGCGCTATCATCGACCGGCGTGTCGTTACCGACCAGCTGCGCGCGCTCGCGGACGCCGAGCCGGGCCGTGACGCGCGCCGCGCCGGGGCGACCGAGATCATTCGCACCGCGCTCGAGGCCGGCCGCGCCGAGCTGACCCGCCGCCTGCACCATGCGCCGTCGCGTGGACGCGACTACGCCACCGCCTACGCCTTCCTGACCGACCAGTTGCTGCGGCTGGTCTTCGACTTCACCACGACCACGCTCCTGCCGGTCGCCAACCCGACCGCGGCCGAGCGCCTCGCACTGATCGCTGTGGGCGGCTATGGGCGCGGCGAGATGGCGCCGTTCTCGGACATCGACATCCTGTTCCTGACGCCCTGGAAGCAGACGCCGTGGGGCGAGCAGGTCATCGAGACCATCCTGTATCTGCTGTGGGACCTGAAGCTGAAGATCGGCCACGCGACGCGGTCGCTCGACGACATGATCCGCATGGCGAAGTCCGACCTCAGCATCCGCACCGCGCTGTTGGAGGCGCGCTTTATATGGGGCGACCAAGCGCTCTACGACGAGGCCGGCGCGCGCTTCCGCAAGGAGATCGTCGCCGGCAATGCCCGCCAGTTCATCGCCGACAAGCTCGCCGAGCGCGACGCCCGCCATAAGCGCATGGGCGACAGCCGCTACGTCGTCGAGCCCAATCTCAAGGAGGGCAAGGGCGGGCTTCGTGACCTCCACACCCTGTTCTGGATCGGCAAGTTCGCCTACCAGGTCGAGACTGTCGACGGCCTCGTCGAGAAGGGCCTGCTGACTGCGCCCGAGCTGGCGCAATTCCGGCGGGCCGAGAACTTCCTGTGGGCGGTGCGCTGCAACCTCCACGACATTGCCGGCCGCGCCGAGGAGCGCCTGACCTTCGACGTCCAGCGCGAGCTGTCGGGGCGGCTGCGCTACACCGACCGCGCCGGGCTGTCGGCGATCGAGCGCTTCATGCGGCACTATTTCCTCGTCGCGCGCCAGGTCGGTGATTTGACCGGGCTGTTTCTCAGCCATGTCGAGGAGACCTTTTCCAAGGGCTCGTGGCTGCCGACTTTCACGCGGCGGCCGCGGCGGCTGTCCGGCTTCACCGTGCGCAGCGGCCGGATCGGGCTGCCGAACGAGGACTTCTTCAAGGCCGACCCGGTGCGGCTCATCGAGATGTTCGTCGCCGCGGACCGCGAGGGGCTCGACATCCATCCGCTGGCGATGCGCCAGGCTGGGCACGACGCCCACCTGATCAGCGAAGCGGTGCGCAAGGACCCCCGCGCCAACGCGCTGTTCCTCGAGCTGCTGACCTCGCAGAAGACCCCGGAGCGGGTTCTGCGCTGGATGAGCGAAGCGGGTGTGTTCGGCCGCTTCATCCCCGACTTCGGGCGCGTCGTGGCGCAGATGCAGTACGACATGTACCACCACTACACCGTCGACGAGCACACCATCCGGGCGCTTGGTCTGGTCGCGCGGATCGAGAGCGGCGACCTCAAGAGCGAGCACCCGCTTTCGTCCACGGTCATCCATCAACTGCTCTCGCGCCGGGTCCTGTACGTTGCCGTGCTGCTGCACGACATCGCCAAGGGCCGCGGCGGCGACCACAGCGAGCTTGGTGCCGCGATCGCCGAGAAGCTGTGCCCGCGGCTGGGCCTGAGTGCGGCCGAGACCGAGACCGTCGCCTGGCTCGTGCGCTACCACCTGTTGATGTCGTCGACGGCGTTCAAACGCGACCTCAGCGACTTCAAGACGATCCTCGATTACGCCGAGCTGGTGGCCTCGCCCGAGCGACTGCGCCTGCTGCTGATCCTGACCGTGGTCGATATCCGCGCCGTCGGTCCCGGCGTCTGGAACGGCTGGAAGGGGCAGCTGCTCCGCGAGCTGTACGAGGGCGCCGAGGAGGTGCTTCGCCTCGGCCACAAGCAGAAGGGCCGCAGCGAGCGCGTCGCAGCGAAACAGGCGGCGCTGGCCGCCGACCTCGAGTGGCCGAAGGCCGAGTTCGACGCTTATGCGGCGCGGATGACCGAGGCGTACTGGGTCGCCGAGCCCGCCGACGTGCTGCTCAAGAACGCCGTCCAGGTCGAGCGCGCCGACTTCGAGAAGCTGCCGCTGTCGATCGGCGCTCAGGTCGACTTCGCCTCGGGGACGACGCTGGTGACGGTCTATGCCGCCGACCATCCGGGCCTGTTCTACCGCGTCGCCGGGGCGATCTCGCTGTCGGGGGCAAACATCCTCGACGCGCGCATCCACACCACCCGCGATGGCCAGGCGCTCGACAATTTCATCGTCGCCGACCCGCTCGGACGGCCGTTCGCCGAGGCCGGCCAGCTGGCGCGGCTGAAGCGCACCATCGAGGACGTCCTGACCGGCAAGGTGCGGCTCGCCGACCGGTTGGCCGCGCGCCCTCTCGCGAGACGGCGCGCGGAGGTGTTCCGCGTCGAGCCCAACGTGCTGACGGACAACAAGGCGTCGAACCGCTTCACCGTCGTCGAGGTCGCCGCGCTCGACCGGCCGGCGCTTCTGTACAGCCTGACCTATGCGCTGTTCCAAGCGCGGCTGACGATCCACAGCGCGCACATCGCGACCTACGGCGAGCGCGCTACCGACACCTTCTACGTCACCGACCTGACCGGTGAGAAGATCGACAATGCGGTCCGCCTCAAGGGCATCGAGAAGCGCCTGATCGAGGTTGCAGCGGCGCGCAGCGAGGGCTTCGAGGCGATCGCGGCAGAATAG